The following is a genomic window from Osmerus eperlanus chromosome 18, fOsmEpe2.1, whole genome shotgun sequence.
ATGCACAATTCTTCATCAATGTCAACTACAATACAGACAAAGACACATACATAGAGACATATAAGCAACTTCATTTCCAAAGTACTAAAGGTTAACTATTTTGGGAGTGGAGAAAGCAAAACAGGATGATTTGTCACGTTTGTAAGCATGAGAAAGCATCAGATGTGCTGCATTTTTATTATTCAGGTGTCGACAAAAAACACATTAGGGACCTCTACATGAAGTTATTGCCTTGAGGAATACAGTCAAGCAGCCCAGATGGCTGTAATGTTCAGGCaccaccagcagaggtcagcaGTGTTCCATGTGCTCTCTCCGCAAGTACATAGTGGGTTAACCTTGCCCCCCCACATGAACTTACCATGTAAAGTATGAATCAGCCACCCCAAACTTAATCTGTACTTCAGGGGTGGATTTCagacacatctgtgtgtgtgtccatgagaCAGACACAGTCCCTGGTTCAGTCTGGCTGACTCCAAACCCACAGAGGATTGGTGGAGGAGGTAACTggtacctctctctcactggctgacaaggaggagaggtggagcagTCAGTTCcccagagagggtggagaggtgtggaggggtacCTGTCTACGTCTGCCTGGCTCCCTGGGCGGgctggagaggtgagggaggtaggACCTGTGTGGAGTAGCTGAGAGGAATGTCCAGCCCCACAACTGGACCCACCACACTCAGCCATGTCACTACATAGTTCACCTGCCTGCAGAAACACAGTAAAACCAATCCAATCGATTGATATTTATGCGTGCAGAAATATCAATCGGACAGTACCCAGTCTGCCTGGGAATCCTTGCTTTAGGTAACAATGTCTATACTTTCAATATGTATCTCACAATAATGGCTAGAAGGAAGGAATGTGGACATGTAGCAGTGGATATGGTAGATAATTATGAGGACTAGTCAAGTAGGGTCTGTTTTAGAGCATGGTGAAGGCCTGGTGAAGGCCCGGGCCTTACCTGTGTTCCTCCAGGGCTGCCTGCATCACAGGCCGCATAAACTCCTCTGTCTTACAGGGGTGGAGCATAAAGAAAGGCTGGCCCAGCAATGGGTGTTCCTACAGGGAGTCAAAGAGAGGGGGTTGAgtagcgcagagagagagagagagagagagagagagagagagagagagagagagagagagagagagagaggggtgctaCCTGTTGTGTGATAGAATCCCAGGGGCTGTTCTGGAGTCTGATTCTGTAATTGGGATGAACTCCGTTCCACACCTCCTCTAGAGACAGACTCCTACCAtctgaaataaataaaacaggATGTGTCCACGAAAAAACCTTTCACatacccttacacacacacacacacacacacacacactctacgcaCCGAGTGTGGAGGCTCTGAAGTAGAGTACAGGGGTCTGGTAGCTGCAGGAGTAGAGGATGTGATACTCGTACTGAACCACCTGGTTGCTGCCTTCGGATACACTGCTACAGGTGAGCTCTTCGTCCTCATTATCGTCAAtaacatcatcatcttcatcatcatcatcatcaaaagTCACCTTAGCAGTTAACATCTAATGAAAACAGAAAAATACGAGCGGAGAGAGATCCTGTCAGAGTTGAAATGCTATTCATGTAACGGTCGCCAACCTTCAGGGTGTTGTCCTACCTGCTGTCCCTCAGAGTCCGGTGGAACCTGCCTGGTCAGCGTGGCTGTAAGATGGCTTGGGGCTgttcctgctcccctctcttccttatCCTGGTCCGTGATGCAGCCCACTCTCCCAGGCCCCAGGGTATTCTTCTTGAGGTAGCCATTCTCCGTGCTCTAGACTCCAACAAGATCCAACAGCGAACGTGGGATTCCATTCGCGTTacagcccctctctcctgtcccaccATACTTTGGCCCCGGTCCTAAACGTCTGACACACGGCGGGGCCTACCTGTCCCTGCACCCAAGTCCAACCGTCTCTGACGGTGTCGGAATGCTGTAGAAGGTCCTTGCAGCAAATGTGAAACTTCTCCTCATCCAGAAAACATCCGCTCATTTCTGTTGATACGTTCATTGAGATTAGACGATCAGAAAGGGGGAACGAAGCTTTCAGGATGTTGGGTAAGGAGAAGTAGATAGAAGAGGATGTCAGGGAAAGCGCATGAACGAAAGGTTCTGTTTGTTAAGAGAAATGGCATCTGCACAAATTGCTATTACTGGACTATAAGTGAACGATATTAAACAAGAGCCAAACCGATCTCACATTTAATTACGGCGAAGAGACTAATGTCGTTGCTGAAATGAATAACGACAGAGAAAAATACAACATCATTTAAGGCAGCCTACCTATACAACGATTTGAAATCTTTCGCGTGGCTGGAATGTTGTTGATGCATGCCTGTTTGTTTCTGGGACAGTTCCGGCATTGCTGTGACGTTTGTTATGTCGGCTGGTTCAACCAATGGGGTTTGTCCTTCAACTCCGCTTCACTCGCAAAGCGGATATTCTGCCAATACGAATGTGAATATGTGAAATGTGTATAATAATTCACATTTCAAATAACCAAAAAGTTCGCAAATTAATATGAGCACACACGCAAATTCAGAATAACTACAAATCAATTTACACTTTTGTTGTGATCCGATCTAAATGGACGCAAAACAGGTTTTTGTCTGAAAACCGTAGCTAGTCTTATAAAATGTTGGGTGTTTTCTTTGTTATGCTTTTTTGTTGCATCCTAAATGTTTGAGCAAAAATGAGTACTGTCTCCTGATGCTGCACTGCAGTAGGTGTCTTGTACTTCATCAACAGCTGACTAACTCTTTTGTCCTGCAGCACATTTTGATGTTCTGGTCAGTGTCACACGCCAGATCCTCTGGATTGGATGTTTGACTTGGATATTTTCGTATTTTTTATGTCTTTTAGTACGGTAATTTGTAAGGTATCTAGTATAGGAATTGACTGTGAGGAATGCAATGACTTATTTGGAATTTACACACGATGCATTCAATAtacatgggaaaatgtgtccaaacttttgactggtactgtatagtaGCCTAATAAAAACATTATCACTATAATCAAAGGGAATTGATTGAGAACATTTCTGTCAAAGTCCCTCTTATCTGATGTTCCATGCAGCTTATACTGATAAGAAGCCAGAGTCCAGGAGCaataacatttgtgtgtgtgtgtgtgtgcttgtgtgtgtgtttgtgccaaaatgaaagagagtgagagaaggcaGGGGTGTTATGTGAGAATACAGTGATCTGTTTGGTATGGTTTGGTGACGTATTACTTGACCAGTTTCTATCAGTTCCAGACTTGTACCTACCTGTCTTGCAGTGCTGGGTGAGATGGTCTCAGTGGtcaagctgtgtctgtgtgtctctgcgtgtctgtgttacATCAATAAAAGGTTAAAAGCCAATGATAAAGATCAGAGATAGACGGAAGGAGTGGTTAGTGTCCTTTAACAGTGCACTCTACTTAGCTCACAGAAACCGATCAGGCTGTTTATTCCTGTATTCCGTCAAATACTCCAACCACTTTTTTAACCTCACCAGCTCAATTCTTCTCTGTCGGCAATTCCAGAACTACATCTGTACCTGACAACAGAAGATACCATGGAAGCAGTGGAGGTAAAGATGAATGGAAGGACCAAAACCCAGCGGGATATCAAGAGGACCTTGTTCCTTGAACTTGTTCCTTGTGTCTATCGGGACCAGGAGAGAAAGGGCTCTCAGGCTGCGACCGTGCCTGCTCGAGGTGCTCCTCCCCCGGGGTCGAACCAGAGGCAGGCTGCTGCTCCTCTGGAGGTGCAGATGTGCCAGTCCATTCTGCCGTGCCATGCCGATCACCAAGGACTGCTGAGCGCAGGGCAGCTGCTCAAATGGATGGACACCACCGCCTGTCTTGCCGGTGAGTGTTGACCCTTGGGTTGTTTGTCACTTTCGAAAAAATGGTCGGTCACTGTACTTGTTGACCCTCAGAAGCCATTTCAGTGCAGTCGTGTTGGTAGATACTGACACCACAATGTGATTTGTCTcgcgtctctctcctgtcttctcttctCAGCGGAGAGGCACGCTGGCATCTCGTGCGTCACAGTCTCCATGGATGACATCCAGTTTGAGGAGGCAGTCAGGTAAATCATCGTTCATTTCTCTCAGGAAAGTTTCTGTCCTAACAATTGTTGCTATATTGCGATATGTTGAGGACGACAACGTTGGGTCTGTGTGTCGCTACAGGGTGGGACAGGTCATTATAATCAAGGCCAGATGCAACAGAGCCTTCACAACAAGCATGGAGGTAAGGGTCCTCACTCAGACGACGCGTGGATTGCGAGAAAAACGCTCACCCATACGCACACcgaaaacaaacacgcacccgcACGCAACTCACGCGCgcacatgcacaagcacacgACCCCCGAGCGTGTCCACACACTGGGTGATAAGAGCTTCTTATCATTTGATAGTCCGACACGGCGTAACCCCAGTGCACTGACCCTTCACCTACTCTCTCTTggctctgtctgtgtatgtgtgtaggtggggATTCGTGTTTCGGTGGAGGACGTGTTGACTGGTGTACAGAGGACAGTGTGCGTGGGCTTCTCCACCTTTGTCGGGAAACCTGTGGGGTCCCAGAAGGTGATCCCAACCGTCTCGCCTTCGTCGTTGTCTGCGTGCTGTCGACCCCTCGGGCCGCGTGAACAGTCGCCGGCCATATGCGAACGTCGGTTGgctgatgtgtgcgtgtgtatgtgtgtgtctgtaggtcaTCTTAAGACCTGTGGAAAATCTGTGTTCTGAAGAAGAACAGTTGCAGCATTCCCTGGCCTCGGAGAGACGAAGACTCCGCCTGTATAACGATGAggccttcagctccctgctacGAGACTACCAAATACTGCAGAGGTCCAACCTCAACCTCCACGGGTCCAACGGTTCGTTTTTCTGCATGACCGCAATCATTTATGAATCCCTACAATCTATATCATCTTATCCGACTCGTCGCCCTTATAGAgacgtggaggagggcagggacaggggatGAAGGGAGTAGAGAGGTAAGAAGGGGCGATAGGTCATGACAAGCTcggattgtttgtgtgtttgtgaacgaCATCCAATGGAATGATGCAATCAAGGTTCAATCAAGGCTGCCAGCAAACACGTGCACTCATTCAACTTTATTGATCCCAAAAAGGACAAATCATTTGCAACTTGCCCAG
Proteins encoded in this region:
- the atg10 gene encoding ubiquitin-like-conjugating enzyme ATG10 isoform X2, with translation MSGCFLDEEKFHICCKDLLQHSDTVRDGWTWVQGQSTENGYLKKNTLGPGRVGCITDQDKEERGAGTAPSHLTATLTRQVPPDSEGQQMLTAKVTFDDDDDEDDDVIDDNEDEELTCSSVSEGSNQVVQYEYHILYSCSYQTPVLYFRASTLDGRSLSLEEVWNGVHPNYRIRLQNSPWDSITQQEHPLLGQPFFMLHPCKTEEFMRPVMQAALEEHRQVNYVVTWLSVVGPVVGLDIPLSYSTQVLPPSPLQPAQGARQT
- the atg10 gene encoding ubiquitin-like-conjugating enzyme ATG10 isoform X1, encoding MNVSTEMSGCFLDEEKFHICCKDLLQHSDTVRDGWTWVQGQSTENGYLKKNTLGPGRVGCITDQDKEERGAGTAPSHLTATLTRQVPPDSEGQQMLTAKVTFDDDDDEDDDVIDDNEDEELTCSSVSEGSNQVVQYEYHILYSCSYQTPVLYFRASTLDGRSLSLEEVWNGVHPNYRIRLQNSPWDSITQQEHPLLGQPFFMLHPCKTEEFMRPVMQAALEEHRQVNYVVTWLSVVGPVVGLDIPLSYSTQVLPPSPLQPAQGARQT